One region of Streptomyces sp. CG4 genomic DNA includes:
- a CDS encoding MarR family winged helix-turn-helix transcriptional regulator, producing MPASERLGSHLKRAEQALNATKAAVLKPAGVTVAQYAALLHLDENPGISAAALARLCGVTPPTMNTVLKNLQDRGLITRSPHEWHKNVLETRLTDAGRAVLAAADTAAVRVERALGAEFTEAERDALTGLIARCVRVLEEQRPGSS from the coding sequence ATGCCCGCGTCCGAGCGCCTCGGTTCCCATCTCAAGCGGGCCGAGCAGGCCCTCAACGCGACCAAGGCGGCGGTCCTGAAGCCCGCGGGCGTGACCGTCGCCCAGTACGCCGCGCTGCTCCACCTCGACGAGAACCCCGGCATCTCCGCGGCCGCCCTCGCCCGGCTGTGCGGGGTCACCCCGCCGACCATGAACACGGTCCTGAAGAACCTCCAGGACCGTGGTCTGATCACCCGCAGCCCGCACGAGTGGCACAAGAACGTCCTGGAGACCCGCCTCACCGACGCCGGCCGCGCCGTCCTCGCTGCGGCCGACACCGCCGCCGTACGCGTCGAGCGGGCCCTCGGCGCGGAGTTCACCGAGGCGGAGCGGGACGCGCTGACCGGGCTGATCGCCCGCTGTGTCAGAGTCCTGGAGGAACAGCGCCCGGGAAGTTCATGA
- the ychF gene encoding redox-regulated ATPase YchF translates to MSLTIGIVGLPNVGKSTLFNALTKNDVLAANYPFATIEPNVGVVGVPDARLAQLASIFKSERLLPATVDFVDIAGIVRGASEGEGLGNKFLANIRESDAICQVIRAFKDENVVHVDGKVSPKDDIETINTELILADLQTIEKVLPRLQKESRIKKDVAPKVKAVEEAKEILEKGDTLFAHGIVQGTERNELLHDLHLLTTKPFLYVFNVDEDELVDEDFKNEQRALVAPAEAIFLNAKLEADLAELDEEEALELLESVGQHEPGLATLARVGFDTLGLQTYLTAGPKESRAWTIKKGATAPEAAGVIHTDFQKGFIKAEVISFADLLETGSVPEARAKGKARMEGKDYVMQDGDVVEFRFNV, encoded by the coding sequence GTGTCGCTCACGATCGGAATCGTCGGCCTGCCGAATGTCGGCAAGTCGACCCTGTTCAACGCCCTGACCAAGAACGACGTGCTGGCGGCCAACTACCCGTTCGCCACGATCGAGCCCAACGTCGGCGTGGTCGGCGTCCCCGACGCCCGTCTCGCCCAGCTGGCCTCGATCTTCAAGTCGGAGCGCCTCCTCCCGGCCACGGTCGACTTCGTCGACATCGCCGGCATCGTGCGCGGCGCTTCCGAGGGTGAGGGCCTCGGCAACAAGTTCCTCGCGAACATCCGTGAGTCCGACGCGATCTGCCAGGTCATCCGCGCCTTCAAGGACGAGAACGTCGTGCATGTCGACGGCAAGGTCTCGCCGAAGGACGACATCGAGACGATCAACACCGAGCTGATCCTGGCGGACCTCCAGACGATCGAAAAGGTCCTCCCGCGCCTCCAGAAGGAGTCGCGCATCAAGAAGGATGTCGCCCCCAAGGTCAAGGCGGTCGAGGAGGCCAAGGAGATCCTGGAGAAGGGCGACACGCTCTTCGCGCACGGCATCGTCCAGGGCACCGAGCGCAACGAACTCCTCCACGACCTGCACCTGCTCACGACGAAGCCCTTCCTCTACGTCTTCAACGTCGACGAGGACGAACTGGTGGACGAGGACTTCAAGAACGAGCAGCGCGCCCTGGTCGCCCCCGCCGAGGCGATCTTCCTCAACGCCAAGCTGGAGGCCGACCTCGCCGAACTGGACGAGGAGGAGGCGCTGGAGCTGCTGGAGTCCGTCGGCCAGCACGAGCCCGGCCTCGCCACCCTCGCCCGCGTCGGCTTCGACACCCTCGGCCTGCAGACCTACCTCACGGCCGGCCCCAAGGAGTCCCGCGCCTGGACGATCAAGAAGGGCGCCACGGCTCCCGAGGCGGCCGGCGTGATCCACACCGACTTCCAGAAGGGCTTCATCAAGGCCGAGGTCATCTCCTTCGCCGACCTCCTCGAAACCGGCTCGGTCCCCGAGGCCCGAGCCAAGGGCAAGGCCCGCATGGAGGGCAAGGACTATGTCATGCAGGATGGGGATGTGGTGGAGTTCCGGTTCAATGTGTGA
- a CDS encoding GntR family transcriptional regulator produces the protein MTFGEQPAYLRVAGDLRKKIVDGSLPPHTRLPSQARIREEYGVSDTVALEARKVLMAEGLVEGRSGSGTYVRERPVPRRVARSGYRPTGGATPFRQEQADAAVRGTWESSSEQAEAGTAIADRLSIQVGDRVMRTKYLFREAGEPMMLSTSWEPLAVTGRTPVMLPEEGPLGGMGVVERMRAIDVIVDNVTEEVGARPGLAEELHVLGGVPGHVVVVVQRTYYASGRPVETADVVIPADRYRVAYHLPVR, from the coding sequence GTGACTTTCGGTGAGCAGCCGGCGTACCTGCGCGTCGCGGGTGATCTCCGCAAGAAGATCGTCGACGGTTCACTGCCGCCCCACACCCGGCTGCCCTCCCAGGCCCGTATCCGCGAGGAGTACGGCGTCTCGGACACGGTCGCGCTGGAGGCGCGCAAGGTGTTGATGGCCGAGGGGCTGGTCGAGGGCCGTTCCGGCTCCGGGACGTATGTGCGCGAGCGGCCCGTGCCCCGGCGGGTGGCCCGCTCCGGGTACCGCCCGACCGGCGGTGCCACGCCCTTCCGGCAGGAGCAGGCCGACGCGGCGGTGCGCGGCACCTGGGAGTCGAGCAGCGAGCAGGCCGAGGCCGGGACCGCGATCGCCGACCGGCTGTCCATCCAGGTCGGCGACCGGGTCATGCGCACCAAGTACCTCTTCCGGGAGGCCGGCGAGCCGATGATGCTCTCCACGTCCTGGGAGCCGCTCGCCGTCACCGGCCGTACCCCGGTGATGCTGCCGGAGGAGGGGCCGCTCGGCGGGATGGGTGTGGTCGAGCGCATGCGCGCCATCGACGTCATCGTGGACAACGTCACCGAGGAGGTCGGCGCCCGCCCCGGCCTCGCCGAGGAGTTGCATGTGCTGGGCGGGGTCCCGGGCCATGTGGTCGTGGTCGTCCAGCGCACGTACTACGCCTCCGGCCGCCCGGTGGAGACGGCCGATGTGGTCATCCCGGCCGACCGGTAC
- the xseA gene encoding exodeoxyribonuclease VII large subunit has protein sequence MAANTTPEAPLPVGEVSRLIGGWIDRLGAVWVEGQITQLSRRPGAGVVFLTLRDPSYDISVSVTCYRQVFDGVADVVGEGARVVVLAKPEWYAPRGQLSLRAAEIRPVGVGELLARLERLKKALAAEGLFAPERKKPLPFLPQLIGLVCGRASAAERDVLENARHRWPAVRFEVRNVPVQGVHAVPQVVQAVKELDAIDAVDVIIVARGGGSVEDLLPFSDEQLVRAVAECRTPVVSAIGHEPDNPLLDHVADLRASTPTDAAKKVVPDVGEESERVRMLRDRARRCVEAFVAREERGLAHALARPSIEDPHRMIDERADQVDSLAERSRRTLGHLLDRADSELTHTHARVVALSPAATLRRGYAVLQKADGHVVRGPDEVTGGETLRARVAEGEFSVRVDN, from the coding sequence ATGGCTGCGAACACGACTCCCGAGGCACCCCTCCCCGTGGGCGAGGTCTCCCGGCTGATCGGTGGGTGGATCGACCGGCTGGGGGCGGTGTGGGTCGAGGGGCAGATCACGCAGTTGTCGCGGCGGCCCGGTGCCGGGGTCGTGTTTCTGACGCTGCGGGATCCGTCGTACGACATCTCCGTGAGCGTGACCTGCTATCGGCAGGTGTTCGACGGCGTCGCGGACGTCGTCGGCGAGGGCGCCCGCGTCGTCGTGCTCGCCAAGCCGGAGTGGTACGCCCCGCGCGGCCAGCTGTCCCTCCGCGCCGCCGAGATCAGACCCGTCGGCGTCGGTGAGTTGCTGGCCCGGCTGGAGCGGCTGAAGAAGGCGCTCGCGGCCGAGGGCCTGTTCGCACCGGAGCGGAAGAAGCCGCTGCCGTTCCTGCCGCAGCTGATCGGGCTGGTCTGCGGCCGCGCCTCCGCCGCGGAGCGCGACGTGCTGGAGAACGCCCGGCACCGCTGGCCCGCCGTCCGCTTCGAGGTGCGCAACGTCCCGGTGCAGGGCGTGCACGCCGTCCCGCAAGTCGTGCAGGCGGTGAAGGAGCTGGACGCGATCGACGCCGTGGACGTCATCATCGTCGCGCGCGGCGGCGGCAGCGTGGAGGATCTGCTGCCGTTCTCCGACGAGCAGCTCGTACGGGCCGTGGCCGAGTGCCGTACGCCCGTCGTCTCCGCGATCGGGCACGAGCCCGACAACCCGCTGCTGGACCATGTCGCCGATCTGCGCGCCTCCACGCCCACCGACGCGGCCAAGAAGGTCGTGCCGGACGTGGGCGAGGAGTCCGAGCGGGTGCGGATGCTGCGGGACCGGGCCCGGCGGTGCGTGGAGGCGTTCGTGGCGCGCGAGGAGCGGGGGCTGGCCCACGCCCTGGCCCGCCCCTCGATAGAGGATCCGCACCGGATGATCGACGAGCGCGCGGACCAGGTGGACTCCCTCGCCGAGCGGAGCCGGCGCACCCTCGGCCATCTCCTGGACCGCGCGGACTCCGAGCTGACTCACACGCACGCGCGCGTGGTCGCCCTCTCCCCCGCGGCCACGCTCCGGCGGGGCTACGCGGTGCTGCAGAAGGCCGACGGGCATGTGGTGCGCGGCCCGGACGAGGTGACCGGCGGCGAGACGCTGCGGGCGCGGGTCGCCGAGGGCGAGTTCTCGGTTCGAGTCGACAACTAG
- a CDS encoding 4-hydroxy-3-methylbut-2-enyl diphosphate reductase produces MGRMTASPGRRVLLAAPRGYCAGVDRAVIAVEKALEQYGAPVYVRHEIVHNKYVVQTLEKKGAIFVERTEEVPPGNIVMFSAHGVAPVVHEEAKQGRLATIDATCPLVTKVHKEAVRYANEDYDILLIGHEGHEEVIGTSGEAPDHIQLVDGPEDVAKVEVRDPSKVVWLSQTTLSVDETMETVDALKTKFPGLVSPPSDDICYATQNRQLAVKQMGAEAELVIVVGSRNSSNSKRLVEVAKLAGSREAYLVDFADEIEEAWLEGVTTVGVTSGASVPEVLVEQVLDWLAERGYGDVEIVKAAEESITFSLPKELRRDLREEATTLVAERGGTGPSEA; encoded by the coding sequence ATGGGACGCATGACCGCTTCGCCTGGCCGCCGTGTCCTGCTCGCCGCCCCCCGGGGCTACTGCGCCGGTGTGGACCGCGCCGTCATCGCCGTCGAGAAAGCCCTCGAACAGTACGGGGCCCCCGTCTACGTCCGGCACGAGATCGTCCACAACAAGTACGTCGTGCAGACCCTGGAGAAGAAGGGCGCGATCTTCGTCGAACGGACCGAGGAGGTGCCGCCGGGCAACATCGTCATGTTCTCGGCCCACGGCGTCGCCCCGGTCGTGCACGAGGAGGCCAAGCAGGGCCGCCTCGCCACCATCGACGCCACCTGCCCCCTGGTCACCAAGGTCCACAAGGAAGCCGTCCGGTACGCGAACGAGGACTACGACATCCTCCTGATCGGCCACGAGGGCCACGAGGAGGTCATCGGCACCTCCGGCGAGGCCCCCGACCACATCCAGCTCGTCGACGGCCCCGAGGACGTCGCCAAGGTCGAGGTCCGCGACCCGTCGAAGGTCGTCTGGCTGTCCCAGACCACCCTCTCCGTGGACGAGACCATGGAGACCGTCGACGCCCTGAAGACCAAGTTCCCGGGGCTCGTCTCCCCGCCCAGCGACGACATCTGCTACGCCACGCAGAACCGTCAGCTCGCCGTGAAGCAGATGGGCGCCGAGGCCGAGCTCGTCATCGTCGTCGGCTCGCGCAACTCCTCCAACTCCAAGCGGCTCGTCGAGGTCGCCAAGCTGGCCGGCTCCCGCGAGGCCTACCTGGTGGACTTCGCCGACGAGATCGAGGAGGCCTGGCTGGAGGGCGTGACGACCGTCGGCGTCACCTCCGGCGCCTCCGTCCCGGAGGTCCTGGTCGAGCAGGTCCTGGACTGGCTCGCCGAGCGCGGCTACGGCGACGTGGAGATCGTCAAGGCGGCCGAGGAGTCCATCACCTTCTCGCTGCCCAAGGAGCTGCGCCGCGACCTGCGCGAGGAGGCGACGACCCTGGTCGCCGAGCGAGGCGGCACCGGTCCTTCCGAGGCGTGA
- the ppgK gene encoding polyphosphate--glucose phosphotransferase, with product MQIFGVDIGGSGIKGAPVDLDKGDLAQERLKVLTPHPATPDGVADGVKQVVDHFGWTGPVGLTFPGVVTGGATIRTAANVDKSWIDTDARALFTGRLGGLPVVVLNDADAAGVAEMEFGAGRDRKGTVILLTFGTGIGSAVFVDGVLVPNTELGHLELNGHDAEKRASSKAKEDHELSWEHWAQRVQKYLEHVEMLFSPELFIIGGGVSRKADKFLHFLDGIKAEIVPAQLQNNAGIVGAAMRAAQLV from the coding sequence ATGCAGATCTTCGGCGTGGACATCGGCGGATCCGGGATCAAGGGTGCCCCTGTGGACCTGGACAAGGGCGACCTCGCCCAGGAGCGCCTCAAGGTGCTCACCCCGCACCCGGCGACACCGGACGGCGTGGCCGACGGGGTGAAGCAGGTCGTGGACCACTTCGGCTGGACCGGCCCGGTCGGACTGACCTTCCCCGGAGTGGTCACGGGCGGCGCGACGATCCGTACGGCGGCGAACGTCGACAAGAGCTGGATCGACACGGACGCGCGCGCGTTGTTCACCGGCAGACTGGGCGGCCTGCCGGTGGTGGTCCTCAACGACGCGGACGCGGCGGGCGTCGCCGAGATGGAGTTCGGCGCCGGCCGGGACCGCAAGGGCACGGTGATCCTGCTCACCTTCGGCACCGGCATCGGAAGCGCCGTCTTCGTGGACGGCGTCCTCGTCCCGAACACGGAACTGGGCCACCTGGAGCTGAACGGCCACGACGCCGAGAAGCGGGCCTCCAGCAAGGCCAAGGAAGACCACGAGCTGAGCTGGGAGCACTGGGCGCAGCGCGTCCAGAAGTATCTGGAGCATGTGGAGATGCTGTTCTCGCCGGAGCTGTTCATCATCGGCGGCGGGGTCAGCCGCAAGGCCGACAAGTTCCTGCACTTCCTCGACGGCATCAAGGCCGAGATCGTCCCGGCCCAGCTGCAGAACAACGCGGGGATCGTGGGGGCGGCGATGAGAGCGGCCCAGCTGGTGTAG
- a CDS encoding exodeoxyribonuclease VII small subunit yields MTGKVEEALSYEQARDELIEVVRRLEAGGTSLEESLALWERGEELAKVCRRWLEGARARLDAALAEEAEEEDAE; encoded by the coding sequence ATGACCGGCAAGGTGGAAGAGGCGCTCTCCTACGAGCAGGCGCGGGACGAGTTGATCGAGGTCGTACGGCGCCTGGAGGCGGGCGGTACGTCGCTGGAGGAGTCCCTGGCGCTGTGGGAGCGCGGCGAGGAGCTGGCCAAGGTGTGCCGGCGCTGGCTGGAGGGGGCGCGGGCCCGGTTGGACGCGGCGCTCGCCGAGGAGGCCGAGGAGGAGGACGCCGAGTAG
- a CDS encoding DUF6542 domain-containing protein, with protein MEQHRSRPSNDGPRRGTPQPAHLPSQGRRRPGDEARFGAGAERSERGARMMRGTRQGPGPRLPNPRLTGLGSGLFCVVVMFLLGCLDALLFGGYLPVYGVLFLPVCVLTALWVRVGDALTAPVVVPIAFAWGLIPVVDGNGGLLGRLMGLFTGLATQAAWLYTGTLFAGVIVLVRRAQWVRRRRRRT; from the coding sequence GTGGAGCAACACAGATCGCGACCCTCGAACGACGGACCGCGACGTGGCACGCCGCAGCCCGCGCACCTGCCCTCACAGGGCCGGCGCCGGCCGGGGGACGAGGCCAGATTCGGGGCAGGGGCAGAGCGGTCGGAGCGCGGCGCGCGGATGATGCGGGGCACCCGGCAGGGGCCGGGACCGCGCCTGCCGAACCCTCGGCTCACCGGTCTCGGCAGCGGGCTGTTCTGTGTCGTCGTGATGTTCCTGCTCGGCTGTCTGGACGCGCTGCTGTTCGGCGGGTACCTGCCCGTGTACGGCGTGCTGTTCCTGCCGGTGTGTGTCCTGACCGCGCTGTGGGTGCGGGTGGGGGACGCGCTGACCGCCCCGGTGGTCGTACCGATCGCGTTCGCCTGGGGGCTGATCCCCGTCGTCGACGGCAACGGGGGGCTGCTCGGCCGGCTGATGGGGCTGTTCACCGGGCTCGCCACCCAGGCAGCCTGGCTGTACACCGGGACGCTGTTCGCCGGAGTGATCGTGCTCGTACGCCGGGCGCAGTGGGTGCGGCGGCGCCGACGGCGGACCTGA
- a CDS encoding SMP-30/gluconolactonase/LRE family protein — translation MSRSIHRRTFLTGAAAAAVAVAAPRAAAAAGPRISTAFTLPDDRAYPEGIALDPRTGDAYVGSYTTGAIYRATAGSRAAEAFLPAAEIFLPAGTDGRTTANGLKADRAGRLWVIDHTTGIDVYDLHDRSLLARFEAPEGDQHFLNDLVITADGTVYATDSVRPVIYRITPADLAHARGGRAPLTATYDLSGAVPSHGPNAYTLNGIAADATGRLLFVVDMTGGGLYRVDVTDGSVRQVALHGGNLLHGDGLDLSHRTLWAAHNASNTLTRWHLSPNGTEAHLTRTLTTPTLQIPTTLAHTPHGLLVVRSQFDKGGPMGQGTPTPPFTVARVTGM, via the coding sequence GTGTCCCGTTCGATCCACCGCCGTACCTTCCTGACCGGCGCCGCCGCCGCGGCCGTCGCCGTCGCCGCGCCCCGGGCGGCCGCGGCCGCCGGCCCCCGCATCTCCACCGCCTTCACCCTCCCCGACGACCGCGCCTACCCCGAGGGCATCGCCCTCGACCCCCGCACCGGCGACGCGTACGTCGGCTCCTACACGACCGGCGCGATCTACCGCGCCACCGCCGGCAGCCGCGCCGCCGAGGCATTCCTGCCGGCCGCCGAGATCTTCCTGCCGGCCGGCACGGACGGCCGTACGACGGCCAACGGCCTGAAGGCCGACCGGGCGGGACGCCTCTGGGTCATCGACCACACCACCGGGATCGACGTGTACGACCTGCACGACCGCTCCCTGCTGGCCCGCTTCGAGGCACCGGAGGGCGACCAGCACTTCCTGAACGACCTCGTGATCACGGCGGACGGCACGGTGTACGCGACCGACAGCGTGCGTCCGGTGATCTACCGGATCACCCCGGCCGACCTGGCCCACGCCCGGGGCGGCCGGGCACCGCTGACAGCGACGTACGACCTGAGCGGAGCCGTCCCCTCGCACGGGCCGAACGCCTACACCCTCAACGGCATCGCCGCCGACGCCACCGGACGCCTGCTGTTCGTCGTCGACATGACCGGCGGCGGCCTGTACCGGGTCGACGTGACCGACGGCTCCGTACGCCAAGTCGCCCTGCACGGCGGCAACTTGCTGCACGGCGACGGCCTGGACCTGTCCCACCGCACCCTGTGGGCCGCCCACAACGCGAGCAACACCCTGACCCGCTGGCACCTCTCCCCCAACGGCACCGAGGCCCACCTGACCCGCACCCTGACCACCCCCACCCTCCAGATCCCCACCACCCTGGCCCACACCCCCCACGGCCTCCTCGTCGTCCGCTCCCAGTTCGACAAGGGCGGCCCGATGGGCCAGGGCACACCGACCCCGCCGTTCACGGTGGCGCGGGTGACGGGGATGTGA
- a CDS encoding serpin family protein — MTAETVRQVNGLTSRWAQTLPEGTVFSAPGVWPLLAFLADGAAGPARAELAGALGVPAEQAAGAARELLVALASVSGLDAALGLWTYQGLALRDEWRAGLPAGTYGVFGDDLVTAQERLDAWAAERTGGLVERMPVTLTRDARMVLASALALRTTWRQPFDEQPLRPQAGPWQGRTLRGLHRRSPRPDRVGVTGTPDGFVTALTVPGDNGIDVHLVLGEEHMTPGQVLHAGVGIVERALPLTGGGGLPHGHVGPGLYVEQQPAVEPTPLTLDVRTVAYEVRADHDLLALAGLFGLTAAADTHHGHFPGISDHPLAIGQARQSALAQFGPLGFRAAAVTAVAVPYGSAPPQYRYESTVVRAVFDRPFGFLAVDRESRLVLVAGWVTDPAPEPVMNFPGAVPPGL, encoded by the coding sequence GTGACCGCCGAGACGGTACGCCAGGTGAACGGGCTGACGAGCCGCTGGGCACAGACCCTGCCCGAGGGCACGGTCTTCTCCGCGCCCGGGGTCTGGCCCCTGCTGGCCTTCCTGGCCGACGGCGCGGCGGGCCCGGCGCGCGCCGAGCTGGCCGGTGCGCTGGGCGTGCCGGCCGAGCAAGCGGCCGGTGCGGCACGGGAGTTGCTGGTGGCGCTCGCCTCGGTGTCCGGCCTGGACGCGGCGCTCGGCCTGTGGACGTACCAGGGGCTGGCGCTGCGCGACGAGTGGCGGGCCGGGCTGCCCGCCGGGACGTACGGGGTGTTCGGGGACGACCTCGTCACCGCGCAGGAACGGCTGGACGCCTGGGCCGCCGAGCGGACCGGCGGGCTGGTCGAGCGCATGCCGGTGACGCTGACCCGGGACGCGCGGATGGTGCTCGCCAGCGCGCTCGCGCTGCGCACGACCTGGCGACAGCCCTTCGACGAGCAGCCGCTCAGGCCTCAGGCGGGCCCCTGGCAGGGCCGTACCCTGCGTGGGCTGCACCGGCGCAGCCCACGGCCGGACCGGGTGGGCGTGACGGGCACGCCGGACGGTTTCGTCACGGCGCTGACGGTGCCCGGTGACAACGGCATCGACGTCCATCTGGTGCTCGGCGAGGAGCACATGACGCCGGGGCAGGTGCTGCACGCCGGGGTGGGGATCGTGGAGCGGGCGCTGCCGCTCACCGGGGGTGGCGGGCTGCCGCACGGGCATGTGGGGCCGGGCCTGTACGTGGAGCAGCAGCCGGCCGTCGAGCCGACGCCGCTGACGCTGGATGTGCGGACGGTGGCGTACGAGGTGCGCGCCGATCACGATCTGCTCGCCCTGGCCGGGCTGTTCGGGCTCACGGCGGCCGCCGACACCCACCACGGCCACTTCCCCGGCATCAGTGACCACCCCCTCGCGATCGGCCAGGCCCGCCAGTCGGCGCTGGCGCAGTTCGGTCCGCTGGGGTTCCGGGCGGCGGCGGTGACGGCCGTGGCGGTGCCGTACGGCAGCGCGCCGCCGCAGTACCGCTACGAGTCGACGGTCGTGCGGGCCGTCTTCGACCGCCCCTTCGGCTTTCTCGCCGTCGACCGGGAGTCCCGGCTGGTGCTGGTGGCGGGCTGGGTGACGGATCCGGCGCCGGAGCCCGTCATGAACTTCCCGGGCGCTGTTCCTCCAGGACTCTGA
- a CDS encoding serpin family protein, translating to MNGLTRRWAATARGGTVFSAAGVWPLLAFLADGATGPARTELSEALGLPADQAAGAARELLGALAALPGVDTAVGLWTKRTLKLVPEWKAGLPAEAHGVLTGDLAADRRALDAWAAERTGGLIGAMPVAPIEDTELVLAGALALRTRWLRPFTEVPLETAYAPWADVERLGLRRTSAVLDRVGVAGTPDGWVTELKVLGTGGLDVHLLLGEEGMAPGRVLGAGVDLLHRPRTVVPGSRLPYGEAGPGLRVVKERSARREPPTLDVVTAAYDVTADHDLLARHELFGLTAARDTSAGHFHGVSAAPLAVGAAGQSALARFGALGFRAAAVTAFGAVGAGLPPALRYVTTRIDATFDRPFGFLALHRHSRLVLAAGWVTDPLPFPQYPDGKHMNNAWENDE from the coding sequence GTGAACGGACTCACCCGGCGCTGGGCGGCGACCGCGCGCGGCGGCACGGTCTTCTCGGCCGCCGGGGTCTGGCCCCTGCTGGCCTTCCTGGCCGACGGCGCGACGGGCCCGGCACGGACGGAGCTGAGCGAGGCCCTCGGCCTGCCGGCGGATCAAGCGGCGGGCGCGGCCCGGGAGTTGCTCGGCGCGCTGGCCGCCCTGCCCGGCGTGGACACCGCCGTGGGCCTGTGGACCAAGCGGACGCTGAAGCTGGTCCCGGAGTGGAAGGCGGGGCTGCCCGCCGAGGCGCACGGGGTGCTCACCGGGGACCTCGCGGCGGACCGGCGGGCGCTGGACGCCTGGGCGGCGGAGCGGACCGGCGGACTGATCGGCGCGATGCCGGTCGCGCCGATCGAGGACACCGAGCTGGTGCTGGCCGGGGCACTGGCGCTGCGGACCCGCTGGCTGCGGCCCTTCACGGAGGTGCCGCTGGAGACGGCGTACGCGCCCTGGGCCGACGTCGAACGGCTGGGCCTGCGCCGGACCAGCGCCGTACTGGACCGGGTCGGGGTCGCCGGCACACCCGACGGCTGGGTCACCGAACTGAAGGTGCTCGGCACGGGCGGGCTGGACGTCCATCTGCTGCTGGGCGAGGAGGGGATGGCGCCCGGCCGGGTGCTGGGCGCCGGCGTGGACCTGCTGCACCGGCCGCGCACCGTCGTACCCGGCTCCCGGCTGCCGTACGGCGAGGCGGGCCCGGGGCTGCGGGTGGTCAAGGAGCGGTCCGCACGGCGCGAGCCGCCGACCCTGGACGTGGTGACGGCGGCGTACGACGTGACGGCGGACCACGATCTGCTGGCGCGGCACGAGCTGTTCGGCCTGACGGCCGCGCGGGACACGAGCGCCGGGCACTTCCACGGCGTCAGCGCCGCCCCGCTCGCCGTCGGGGCGGCCGGGCAGAGCGCCCTGGCCCGGTTCGGGGCACTGGGCTTCCGCGCCGCCGCGGTCACGGCGTTCGGGGCGGTCGGGGCCGGCCTGCCGCCTGCCCTGCGGTATGTCACGACACGCATCGACGCCACCTTCGACCGGCCCTTCGGCTTCCTCGCCCTGCACCGGCACTCACGACTGGTGCTGGCAGCGGGATGGGTGACAGATCCACTGCCGTTCCCGCAGTACCCGGACGGGAAGCACATGAACAACGCGTGGGAGAACGACGAGTGA
- a CDS encoding Uma2 family endonuclease translates to MTALPDWMRPPREEGWFAEDLDRLPEAPRHTELIDGALVFMMSPQRSWDGRLVTSLTTTLMATAPAGFEVEREMTIRLDERNRPEPDLLVTTAPYDPDRTWYAPEEVRLVIEVVSPESAHRDRTVKLHKYAEAKIPHYWCIEEEGGAPVVHVYELDEPTGVYAPAGIFRGTLERPVPFEINVDLDKLTPSRGN, encoded by the coding sequence ATGACCGCACTGCCCGACTGGATGCGCCCGCCGCGCGAGGAAGGCTGGTTCGCGGAGGACCTGGACCGCCTTCCCGAGGCACCGCGCCACACCGAGCTGATCGACGGAGCCCTCGTCTTCATGATGTCGCCCCAGCGGTCCTGGGACGGCCGCCTCGTCACCTCCCTCACCACCACACTCATGGCCACCGCGCCCGCCGGTTTCGAGGTCGAACGGGAGATGACGATCCGCCTCGACGAGCGAAACCGGCCGGAGCCGGATCTGCTCGTGACGACCGCACCCTACGACCCGGACCGCACGTGGTACGCGCCGGAAGAGGTCCGGCTCGTCATCGAGGTCGTCTCACCGGAATCCGCCCACCGTGACCGCACGGTGAAGCTGCACAAGTACGCAGAAGCCAAGATCCCGCACTATTGGTGCATCGAGGAAGAGGGCGGCGCTCCTGTCGTGCACGTCTACGAACTCGACGAACCGACTGGCGTCTACGCGCCCGCAGGCATCTTCCGGGGCACCCTTGAGCGCCCTGTGCCCTTCGAGATCAACGTGGACCTCGACAAGCTCACCCCATCGCGGGGCAACTGA